From the Candidatus Zixiibacteriota bacterium genome, the window GGGCGGCGGCCAGTACCGGTTCATCACGACCGAGAACGGCAAGTTGTATTCGCAGCGCGCCGGCAGCCCACAATTTGAGATCCTCCCGGAAGGCGGAGACAAGTTCTTCTATCCGATGGACAACGCCACAACCGTGTTGTTCATCCGCAACGAGGCAGGCGAGGTGATGGCCCAGGAGTTTCAACAGGGCGGCGTGGACTCGAGGCACCGGAAGCTGCCACCGGACGAAGCCGAGAAGGTGATGCCGAAATTTGAGGTCGCACAGGTCGATCCGGCGATTTACGATCAGTACGTCGGCGAGTACCAATTGGCACCGATCTTTTCGATCGTGATCACGCGCGAAGGCAATCAGATCTTCGGCCAGGCGACGGGACAATCGAAGTTCGAGATGTTCCCCAGCTCGGAGACCAAGTTCTTCTTGAAGGTCGTCGAGGCGCAGATCGAATTTGTCCGGGGCGCCGACGGCAAGGTCGAGCAATTGATTCTCTACCAAAGCGGCCAGGTGATGCCGGGCAAGAAGATCAAGTAGCGGACTGCTAACGCACGCGCCGTACCAAATTGCGAATTGCCTGCGCGACGTCTTCGGCGGCCGGCGGATCATAGTTGGCCAGCACAATTACGGTGTAGCCGCCACTCAGACCGGAGTCGAGTTCGGCATTGATTCCTGGAGCGCCACCGGCAACTCCCAGATCATTGCGTGGCGGGCCGAATTTCCCGGATGCCAGAGCTTGTGCATACTTGAGCAGGTCGGTAGCCGTCGAATATCCTCCGCCGGCGGAACTGCCGCGCGCCGGGCGAGTGTAGATGTTCTGGCGGCGAGAACCGTCGCGTGAGCCCTCGGTCGTATAACCTTCAGCCAAATCGCGCACCGGCACGTCAGCCTCGTACCACGCGGAATTCTCCATGCCCGCTGGTCCAAAGATGTTCGTCTTCACGAACTCATAATAGTCTTGCCCGCTTGCCCGCTCAACAATCGCTCCCAGCAGGATATAGCCGCCGTTGGAGTAGGCGCGGCGCGATCCCGGTTCGAACTGCAGGGCTTCATTCGCGAAGAGCGGGATGAAGTCGCGGTTGTGTCGGAAGCGGTTCTTGGGCGAGTTGTCGAAGGCTTCGCCGAAGAAATCGCCGATCCCGCCCGACATCTCCACGAGATGACGAATTGTCACTTTGGCGCGGGCCTCCGCGTTCGGGTAGTCCGGCAAATATGTCCCAATCGTGTCGTCGAGCGACAGCTTGCCCTGCGCCGCCAACATCTCGATTGCCAGGCGTGTAAAGCTCTTGTTGATCGAGCCCAGATTGAACTTGGTGTCGGGCCGATTGGGAACCTGGTACTCGATACTGGCCAGGCCGAACGCCTGATGGTAAAGCGGCTGGAAATCGCGCGCGATCAGCACGACGCCGGAGAATTCCTGCGCAGCGGTTTTCTCTTTCAGCAGTGAATCGGCCGCGTGCAACAACTGCGTCTCACTGAGCGGCGGAAGATTAGGATCAAGCGGTTCGTCAACGCTCATCAGGCTCAGCGATCGCAGTCGGGGCGGCTGCGCGTGATCGTGGAGAAACACCAACTCGAAAAACATGCCCATCTGTGCTCGCGCGATGATCGTCGTGGTCGAGTCGGTGATCGCCGTCACCTGCTGCAGTGCCAGCCCGCGCAGGTCGTTGAAGATGCTCATCATCGCGGTAAGCCGGGTCTCAAGTGGCCGCTGGGCGAGCGCTGCCGGCGCGACGTTGGTTTGCAGAAACTCCCGCATCATCTTCTCATCGCCGGAATTGAATGCCTTCAGGTACTCACCCACTAACGAACCCGCCGGCGAATCTGCCAGCGACAGGGCGGCCGCTGTTGCCGCGAACAGACTCACAGCCATCAAGCCGATGACGAGGACTCTCGACATTTTGCGCTTCATCGTTTCTCCCATGATTTGTGATACAGCTGAGGCGAAGTTAGGTCGTAAGCAGCCGGCGGACAAGAGCTGCGGTCGAGAATTAACAGATATTAACAGTGCCGGGAGCTCTGGCAACTGACTCGACTAATAGAGCCGCGCCCGCTTATTGAGGTAGGCGAAGAGCGCGCGATCGTAGGGCGTCGCGGTGTCGATCGGCACGTAGTCGATGTTCGACATCCGGCATTCACGGGCAAAGCGTTCGAGGATCTGCCCGACGACCTTCTGATATTCCCCCTTTACCTGCCACGGCAATGTGCTGACCTGCTCGCCGGTTTCCATGTCCTTAAAGATGGCCTCGAGCGGAAACGAGAAATCGCGTTCCTTGGGGTCGAGCACGTGGAAGACGATGATCTCATGCTTCTTGTGGCGGAAGTGCTTGAGCCCGGCGATGATCTGATCGGGGTCATCAAGCAGATCGGACAGCACGATCACGAGACCGCGGCGTTTGATCCGTTCGGCCATTTCGTGTAGTGTTGAAGCGACATTGGTCTTCTGCGCCGGCGCAAATTGCTCCATTTCGCGCAGAAGAACATGCAGGTGCGAGGCCGCCGAACGCGGCGGCACGTAGACATTGATCTTCTCGTCGAAGCCGACCAGTCCGACCGCGTCGCGTTGCTTCAGCATCAGAAACGACAGCGCCGCCGCCAACTGCAACGCATAGGTCAGCTTGTTCAGGCGTTGATCGGCGGCAAAGGCCATCGAGCGGGAGCAGT encodes:
- a CDS encoding beta-lactamase family protein, whose translation is MKRKMSRVLVIGLMAVSLFAATAAALSLADSPAGSLVGEYLKAFNSGDEKMMREFLQTNVAPAALAQRPLETRLTAMMSIFNDLRGLALQQVTAITDSTTTIIARAQMGMFFELVFLHDHAQPPRLRSLSLMSVDEPLDPNLPPLSETQLLHAADSLLKEKTAAQEFSGVVLIARDFQPLYHQAFGLASIEYQVPNRPDTKFNLGSINKSFTRLAIEMLAAQGKLSLDDTIGTYLPDYPNAEARAKVTIRHLVEMSGGIGDFFGEAFDNSPKNRFRHNRDFIPLFANEALQFEPGSRRAYSNGGYILLGAIVERASGQDYYEFVKTNIFGPAGMENSAWYEADVPVRDLAEGYTTEGSRDGSRRQNIYTRPARGSSAGGGYSTATDLLKYAQALASGKFGPPRNDLGVAGGAPGINAELDSGLSGGYTVIVLANYDPPAAEDVAQAIRNLVRRVR
- a CDS encoding DUF58 domain-containing protein; the encoded protein is MADQSHSKYLAPEVLSKLKSLEVKARLVVEGFIAGLHRSPYHGFSVEFAEHRQYMPGDSIRDIDWKVFAKSDRFYIKQYEEETNLKAYLLVDCSRSMAFAADQRLNKLTYALQLAAALSFLMLKQRDAVGLVGFDEKINVYVPPRSAASHLHVLLREMEQFAPAQKTNVASTLHEMAERIKRRGLVIVLSDLLDDPDQIIAGLKHFRHKKHEIIVFHVLDPKERDFSFPLEAIFKDMETGEQVSTLPWQVKGEYQKVVGQILERFARECRMSNIDYVPIDTATPYDRALFAYLNKRARLY